One genomic window of Cygnus olor isolate bCygOlo1 chromosome 3, bCygOlo1.pri.v2, whole genome shotgun sequence includes the following:
- the CGAS gene encoding cyclic GMP-AMP synthase, with protein GGSAERGGEAARAAPAGRRRPGGSAERGGEAAAVPPLRLRGVLSQLSLGRRDVSEASGLVNQVVSHLIQAIRGRDGGFGSIRRLGAGSYYERLKISEPNEFDIMLVMPVMRIQLDECDDTGAYYYLTFKRNPKEKYLNKFLDEDGKLSAIKMRTALRKIIKEEVKNIKDVEVTVKRSKVGSPAITLLIKKSSAEISVDIILALEVQQSWPLSTQDGLNIERWLGRKVRRELRNKPIYLVAKQNKKEKVLRGNTWRLSFSHIEKAMMNNHGSIKTCCETDGAKCCRKDCLKLLKYLLEKLKMKHAKELEKFCSYHVKTAFFHSCVIWPNDTDWQYENLEHCFQNYLGYFLRCLQDSQLPHFFIPQYNLLSLDDKASNNFLSRQIGYQLNNGFPIFQQGY; from the exons gggggctccgcggagagaggaggagaagccgccagggcagccccggccggcaggaggcggccggggggctccgcggAGAGAGGCGGAGAAGCGGCGGCGGTGCCCCCCCTGAGGCTGCGGGGGGTGCTGTCGCAGCTCAGCCTGGGCCGGCGGGACGTGTCGGAGGCGTCGGGGCTGGTGAACCAGGTGGTATCGCACCTCATACAGGCCATCCGCGGCAGGGACGGCGGCTTCGGCTCCATCCGCAGGCTGGGCGCCGGCAGCTACTACGAGCGCCTCAAG ATATCTGAGCCAAATGAGTTTGATATCATGCTTGTAATGCCTGTCATGAGAATTCAGCTAGATGAGTGCGATGACACCGGAGCCTATTATTATCTAACGTTCAAAAGAAATCCAAAGGAAAAGTATTTGAACAAGTTTTTAGATGAAGATGGAAAATTATCAGCCATTAAAATGCGTACAGCActaagaaaaattattaaagaagaAGTAAAAAACATTAAGG ATGTGGAAGTAACTGTGAAAAGAAGTAAGGTTGGAAGTCCTGCAATAACTCTACTGATCAAAAAGTCTTCAGCAGAAATATCAGTGGACATCATCTTGGCTTTGGAAGTTCAGCAGAGCTGGCCTCTCAGCACTCAGGATGGCCTCAACATTGAACGGTGGCTAGGAAGAAAAGTCAGGAGAGAGCTCAGAAATAAACCGATTTATTTAGTagccaagcaaaacaaaaaagaaaaggttctAAGAG GAAATACCTGGCGACTCTCTTTCTCACATATTGAAAAGGCCATGATGAACAACCATGGCAGCATAAAGACATGCTGTGAAACCGATGGAGCAAAATGTTGTAG GAAAGATTGTCTGAAACTTCTGAAGTATCTTCTAGAgaaacttaaaatgaaacatgcaaaagaattagaaaaattTTGTTCCTATCATGTCAAAACTGCCTTTTTCCACTCGTGTGTCATTTGGCCAAATGACACAGATTGGCAGTACGAAAACCTGGAACACTGTTTTCAGAATTATCTAGGGTATTTTCTGCGTTGTTTGCAAGATTCTCAGCTGCCGCACTTTTTTATTCCCCAATACAACTTGCTCAGCCTGGATGACAAAGCAAGCAACAATTTCCTTTCCAGACAAATAGGCTATCAACTGAACAACGGATTCCCAATATTTCAGCAGGGAtattaa